From a region of the Labrus mixtus chromosome 5, fLabMix1.1, whole genome shotgun sequence genome:
- the LOC132974568 gene encoding ATP synthase subunit alpha, mitochondrial-like, translating into MLSVRVAAALARTLPRRAGFVSRVVPAACVGVNHLHTHRPWLQKTGTAEVSSILEEKIMGADTTADLEETGRVLSIGDGIARVYGLRNVQAEEMVEFSSGLKGMSLNLEPDNVGVVVFGNDKLIKEGDIVKRTGAIVDVPVGEELLGRVVDALGNAIDGKGPLGSSIRRRVGLKAPGIIPRISVREPMQTGIKAVDSLVPIGRGQRELIIGDRQTGKTAIAIDTIINQKRFNEGTEEKKKLYCIYVAIGQKRSTVAQLVKRLTDADAMKYTIVVSATASDAAPLQYLAPYSGCSMGEYFRDNGKHALIIYDDLSKQAVAYRQMSLLLRRPPGREAYPGDVFYLHSRLLERAAKMNDNFGGGSLTALPVIETQAGDVSAYIPTNVISITDGQIFLETELFYKGIRPAINVGLSVSRVGSAAQTKAMKQVAGTMKLELAQYREVAAFAQFGSDLDAATQQLLNRGVRLTELLKQGQYCPMAIEEQVTVIYAGVRGHLDKMEPSKITKFEKAFLQHILSQHQDLLSAIRADGMISETSDAKLKQIVLTFLSSFE; encoded by the exons ATGTTATCCGTAAGAGTTGCAGCAGCCTTGGCCAGAACCCTGCCCAGAAGGGCCGGATTC GTGTCCAGGGTTGTGCCGGCCGCCTGCGTTGGGGTCAaccacctccacacacacagaccatgGCTGCAGAAGACAG GCACAGCTGAGGTGTCCTCTATTCTGGAGGAGAAGATCATGGGCGCTGACACCACCGCAGACCTTGAGGAGACCGGACGCGTGCTGTCCATTGGTGACGGTATTGCCAGAGTGTACGGTCTGAGGAATGTCCAGGCAGAAGAGATGGTGGAGTTCTCCTCTGGACTCAAA ggCATGTCTCTGAACTTGGAGCCTGACAACGTTGGTGTTGTGGTGTTCGGTAATGACAAGCTGATCAAGGAGGGTGACATCGTGAAGAGGACTGGTGCTATCGTGGACGTACCCGTTGGCGAGGAGCTGCTGGGCCGTGTGGTCGACGCTCTGGGAAATGCCATCGATGGAAAG GGTCCCCTGGGCTCCAGCATCCGTAGGCGTGTAGGTCTTAAGGCCCCTGGTATCATCCCCCGTATCTCTGTGAGGGAGCCTATGCAGACTGGAATCAAGGCTGTGGACAGCCTGGTGCCCATTGGCAGAGGCCAGCGTGAGCTGATCATTGGTGACAGGCAGACCGG AAAAACTGCCATTGCTATCGACACAATCATCAACCAGAAGCGCTTCAACGAGGGGAccgaagagaagaagaagctgtacTGCATCTACGTCGCCATCGGACAGAAGAGGTCCACGGTGGCTCAGCTGGTGAAGAGGCTGACTGATGCTGATGCCATGAAGTACACCATTGTGGTCTCTGCTACCGCCTCTGATGCTGCTCCTCTGCAGTACCTTGCCCCATACTCTGGCTGCTCCATGGGAGAGTACTTCAGGGACAACGGCAAGCACGCCCTGATCATCTATGACGATCTGTCCAAGCAG GCTGTTGCCTACCGTCAGATGTCCCTGCTGCTGCGTCGTCCCCCCGGCCGTGAGGCTTACCCCGGTGATGTGTTCTACCTGCACTCCCGTCTGCTGGAGAGAGCTGCCAAGATGAACGACAACTTCGGAGGCGGCTCCCTCACTGCCCTGCCCGTCATCGAGACCCAGGCCGGCGATGTGTCTGCCTACATCCCAACCAATGTCATCTCCATCACAGACGGACAG ATCTTCTTGGAGACTGAGCTGTTCTACAAGGGTATCCGCCCAGCCATCAACGTGGGTCTGTCTGTGTCCAGAGTAGGCTCTGCTGCCCAGACCAAGGCCATGAAGCAG GTGGCCGGTACCATGAAGCTGGAGCTGGCTCAGTACCGTGAGGTCGCTGCCTTCGCCCAGTTCGGCTCTGACCTTGACGCTGCCACCCAGCAGCTCCTTAACAGGGGTGTCAGGCTCACTGAACTGCTCAAGCAGGGGCAGTACT GTCCCATGGCCATTGAAGAGCAGGTAACGGTCATCTACGCTGGTGTCAGAGGTCACTTGGACAAGATGGAGCCCAGCAAGATCACAAAGTTCGAGAAGGCTTTCCTGCAGCACATCCTCAGCCAGCACCAAGACCTGCTTTCCGCAATCAG GGCTGACGGTATGATCTCAGAGACATCAGATGCTAAGCTGAAGCAGATTGTACTGACCTTCCTGTCCAGCTTTGAGTAA
- the ark2cb gene encoding E3 ubiquitin-protein ligase ARK2C, with amino-acid sequence MVLVHVGYLVLPVFGSVRNRGSHFNRQQQQQQQHSHATSCRHFQLGPQAPLPMDFPMPHPGQPQSGINPHLAPPGHQHGPPLHPPLNTLPAPQFQDIPAPPFLPQALHQQYLLQQQILEAQHRHILPPSSRRTPERVPHQPHRLRPGYEFAPPLHVPPQPVVQQPRYLAEGTDWDLSVDAGLPPHQYHIHPLPQHYQHYLTSPRMHHFPRNNASTQVVVHEIRNYPYPQLHLLALQSLNPSRHASAVRESYEELLQLEDRLGSVNRGAVQTTIERFTFPHKYKKRIPQDLKMCLDDEELDTDEKCTICLSMLEDGEDVRRLPCMHLFHQACVDQWLATSRKCPICRVDIETQLTPDS; translated from the exons ATGGTCTTAGTGCATGTCGGATATCTGGTTCTTCCTGTATTCGGCTCAGTAAGAAACAGAG GATCCCATTTCAACcggcaacagcagcagcagcagcagcacagccatGCTACCTCTTGCCGGCACTTCCAGTTAGGTCCTCAGGCTCCGCTGCCCATGGACTTCCCCATGCCCCACCCAGGGCAGCCACAGTCAGGCATTAACCCCCACCTTGCCCCTCCAGGCCACCAGCATGGCCCTCCACTACATCCTCCCCTCAACACTCTGCCCGCCCCCCAGTTCCAGGACATCCCTGCCCCCCCTTTCCTACCTCAGGCATTACACCAGCAAtacctcctccagcagcagatcCTCGAGGCCCAGCACCGACACATCCTGCCACCCTCCAG cagacgCACCCCAGAGAGAGTTCCTCACCAGCCCCACAGACTGCGGCCCGGGTACGAGTTTGCCCCCCCTCTTCATGTCCCTCCTCAGCCTGTGGTGCAGCAGCCCCGATACCTGGCTGAGGGTACAGACTG GGATCTGAGTGTAGATGCTGGGCTGCCTCCCCACCAGTATCACATCCATCCGCTGCCGCAGCACTATCAGCACTACTTGACCTCTCCTAGGATGCATCACTTCCCTAGAAACAATGCCTCAACACAAGTG GTTGTCCATGAGATCAGAAACTACCCGTATCCCCAGCTGCACTTGCTGGCTCTGCAGAGTCTCAACCCATCGCGCCACGCGTCTGCTGTTAGAGAGAGCTACGAG GAGCTTCTGCAGCTGGAGGACAGACTTGGCAGTGTAAACCGTGGAGCTGTTCAAACGACCATAGAGAGATTCACTTTCCCCCACAAGTACAAAAAG AGAATACCCCAGGACCTAAAGATGTGTCTGGATGATGAGGAGCTCGACACAGATGAGAAGTGCACCATTTGTCTGTCAATGCtggaggatggagaggatgtCAG GAGATTACCCTGCATGCACCTCTTCCACCAGGCGTGCGTGGACCAGTGGCTGGCCACCAGCAGGAAATGCCCCATCTGTAGAGTGGACATTGAGACCCAGCTGACCCCGGACAGTTGA